A single genomic interval of Nocardioides palaemonis harbors:
- a CDS encoding TetR/AcrR family transcriptional regulator — protein MSPAHERLTPRRREILAAATTVLARQGNRGLTHRAVDREAGLPEGSSSSYFRTREALVNALGDFVADRLAADVEALGARLASCPGEHERAVAEVSQLFSRWLDQPDLLAARLELSVAAIRDPGLAERFAEWRADLVRTVDAVMAEAGKAGTASAETLVAALDGVLLASLLQPASHRRAFVDDSVEQLLAAFGGETPEA, from the coding sequence ATGAGTCCCGCCCACGAACGGCTGACGCCACGTCGCCGCGAGATCCTGGCCGCGGCCACGACCGTGCTGGCCCGGCAGGGCAACCGCGGGCTGACGCACCGCGCGGTGGACCGCGAGGCCGGGCTCCCCGAGGGCAGCTCGTCGTCGTACTTCCGCACCCGCGAGGCGCTCGTCAACGCCCTGGGCGACTTCGTCGCCGACCGGCTCGCCGCGGACGTCGAGGCGCTGGGCGCCCGGCTCGCGTCCTGCCCGGGCGAGCACGAGCGTGCGGTGGCCGAGGTCTCCCAGCTGTTCTCCCGGTGGCTGGACCAGCCCGACCTGCTCGCCGCGCGCCTCGAGCTGAGCGTCGCCGCGATCCGCGACCCCGGGCTGGCCGAGCGGTTCGCGGAGTGGCGCGCCGACCTGGTCCGCACCGTGGACGCCGTGATGGCCGAGGCCGGCAAGGCGGGCACGGCGTCCGCCGAGACCCTGGTGGCCGCGCTCGACGGAGTGCTCCTGGCCTCGCTCCTGCAGCCGGCGTCGCACCGGCGGGCGTTCGTCGACGACAGCGTCGAGCAGCTGCTCGCAGCCTTCGGCGGCGAGACCCCCGAGGCGTGA
- a CDS encoding acyl-CoA thioesterase, with product MRHLYRCPLRWADLDLLGHVNNVTYVDYLQEARVDLFRTHAPDSRADDLAEGVVVVRHEVTYVSSLTFSPEPVSVECWVTEIRAASFTMAYEVFTEDAAGERTVYLRARTVLTPYVFATERPRRLDASERESLGRLLEPDEPVRPTPVPEVVDVPGGHYPVQVRFSDVDVYGHVNNVKYFEYFQEARIQLLTARGGDLGEGFHLVVAQTDVDYRRPILFRPEPYDCRTWVSRIGTTSLVFESVVRDGDELLARARIVGVCIDNATGRPAPVPEEFRAVTPGC from the coding sequence GTGCGTCATCTCTACCGCTGCCCGCTGAGGTGGGCCGACCTCGACCTGCTGGGCCACGTCAACAACGTCACCTACGTCGACTACCTCCAGGAGGCGCGGGTCGACCTGTTCCGCACGCACGCCCCCGACAGCCGTGCCGACGACCTGGCCGAGGGCGTGGTGGTGGTGCGCCACGAGGTCACGTACGTGTCCTCCCTGACCTTCAGCCCGGAGCCGGTGTCGGTCGAGTGCTGGGTCACCGAGATCCGCGCGGCCAGCTTCACCATGGCCTACGAGGTCTTCACCGAGGACGCCGCCGGCGAGCGCACGGTCTACCTCCGCGCCCGCACCGTCCTGACGCCGTACGTCTTCGCGACCGAGCGTCCCCGACGGCTCGACGCGTCGGAGCGCGAGTCGCTCGGCCGGCTGCTCGAGCCCGATGAGCCGGTGCGCCCGACGCCGGTCCCCGAGGTGGTCGACGTGCCCGGCGGGCACTACCCCGTGCAGGTCCGGTTCAGCGACGTCGACGTCTACGGCCACGTCAACAACGTGAAGTACTTCGAGTACTTCCAGGAGGCGCGGATCCAGCTGCTGACCGCGCGCGGAGGCGACCTGGGCGAGGGCTTCCACCTCGTGGTGGCGCAGACCGACGTCGACTACCGCCGCCCGATCCTCTTCCGTCCCGAGCCCTACGACTGCCGGACGTGGGTCTCGCGGATCGGCACCACCTCGCTGGTCTTCGAGTCGGTCGTGCGCGACGGCGACGAGCTGCTCGCACGCGCCCGGATCGTCGGCGTCTGCATCGACAACGCCACCGGCCGCCCCGCGCCGGTCCCCGAGGAGTTCCGGGCCGTCACTCCAGGGTGTTGA
- a CDS encoding globin, with amino-acid sequence MTTTFFEEIGGEETIRTIVHRFYEGVAGDDVLRPMYPEEDLGPAEERFRLFLQQYWGGPTTYSDERGHPRLRMRHAPFRVTPAAAERWLVHFRAGLDAADLTPEQDERFWDYVRHAAQFMVNTLE; translated from the coding sequence GTGACCACCACGTTCTTCGAGGAGATCGGCGGCGAGGAGACGATCCGCACGATCGTCCACCGCTTCTACGAGGGTGTCGCGGGCGACGACGTGCTGCGCCCGATGTACCCCGAGGAGGACCTCGGTCCGGCCGAGGAGCGGTTCCGGCTGTTCCTCCAGCAGTACTGGGGCGGCCCCACGACGTACTCCGACGAGCGTGGTCACCCGCGCCTGCGGATGCGGCACGCGCCGTTCCGGGTCACGCCGGCCGCCGCCGAGCGCTGGCTGGTGCACTTCCGCGCCGGGCTCGACGCGGCCGACCTGACGCCCGAGCAGGACGAGCGCTTCTGGGACTACGTCAGGCACGCGGCCCAGTTCATGGTCAACACCCTGGAGTGA
- a CDS encoding mechanosensitive ion channel family protein, translated as MSHPLTTTTIAAAASSGSAGTSAAANPCLDGENTCERVFEWTGDARLADAADWVVGKPSALVGLILIGLVVRWLLHRLIDRVTKRAEVGVLPDRISRAITGGRMGAALNLTEDPGYTRRVQRAATMGSLLKSIVSGVVFTVIALMFISELGYDIAPLIASAGIIGVALGFGSQALVKDFLSGIFMIFEDQYGVGDEVDLGEASGTVEAVSLRVTRLRDVNGTVWYVRNGEILRVGNMSQNWARTVLDVRVAYGEDLARVQRVLADIAHDLWEDEDFKGRVIEEPSVWGVQELAPDSVVVRVALKTAPLEQWAVAREMRQRIKARFDLEGFEVPFAQQVVWMRDDERPDRQRSSEDQQPAASGPAQAEGDL; from the coding sequence ATGTCTCACCCCCTCACGACCACGACCATCGCCGCGGCCGCGAGCTCCGGGAGCGCCGGCACCAGTGCGGCAGCCAACCCCTGCCTGGACGGCGAGAACACCTGCGAGCGGGTCTTCGAGTGGACCGGCGACGCGCGGCTCGCGGACGCCGCCGACTGGGTGGTCGGCAAGCCGAGCGCCCTGGTGGGACTGATCCTGATCGGGCTCGTCGTCCGGTGGCTGCTCCACCGGCTGATCGACCGGGTGACCAAGCGCGCCGAGGTCGGCGTGCTGCCCGACCGGATCAGCCGCGCGATCACCGGCGGCCGGATGGGCGCGGCGCTCAACCTCACCGAGGACCCCGGCTACACCCGGCGGGTCCAGCGCGCGGCGACCATGGGGTCGCTGCTCAAGAGCATCGTGAGCGGCGTCGTGTTCACCGTCATCGCGCTGATGTTCATCTCCGAGCTCGGCTACGACATCGCCCCGCTGATCGCCAGCGCGGGCATCATCGGCGTCGCGCTGGGCTTCGGCTCCCAGGCGCTGGTCAAGGACTTCCTGTCCGGCATCTTCATGATCTTCGAGGACCAGTACGGCGTGGGCGACGAGGTCGACCTCGGCGAGGCGAGCGGCACCGTCGAGGCCGTGAGCCTGCGCGTGACCCGGCTGCGCGACGTCAACGGCACGGTCTGGTACGTCCGCAACGGCGAGATCCTCCGGGTGGGCAACATGAGCCAGAACTGGGCGCGCACCGTGCTCGACGTGCGCGTCGCCTACGGCGAGGACCTCGCCCGCGTCCAGCGGGTGCTCGCCGACATCGCCCACGACCTGTGGGAGGACGAGGACTTCAAGGGCCGGGTGATCGAGGAGCCGTCGGTCTGGGGCGTCCAGGAGCTCGCCCCGGACTCGGTCGTGGTGCGGGTCGCGCTCAAGACCGCGCCGCTGGAGCAGTGGGCCGTGGCCCGCGAGATGCGCCAGCGGATCAAGGCGCGCTTCGACCTCGAGGGCTTCGAGGTCCCGTTCGCCCAGCAGGTCGTGTGGATGCGCGACGACGAGCGGCCCGACCGGCAGCGCTCGAGCGAGGACCAGCAGCCGGCCGCGTCCGGGCCCGCGCAGGCGGAGGGAGACCTGTGA
- a CDS encoding DUF5130 family protein, producing MSTPVSPSRPAGRRGRRRAGRLVALAAAPALALLAVPAQADVPEGWAPETQVDGLHALMLLLGAPLLLFVVIALLVFLPAMVRGEKLLPDHSGGEGQWIGGPRQGVAELPAPTARTPERVAPVAAGELLSEADRLALDRSIRLAEQSCRFEFSVYVGPSEGDDTRAWATRLHNRLVAPARSVLVLVDPQRRAVEVVTGGEVRRHLTDAEVELAVLAMSSEFASGSLLGGLQRGIAMLAEHARPQNTLHA from the coding sequence GTGAGCACCCCCGTCAGCCCCTCCCGTCCCGCAGGACGTCGTGGCCGTCGCCGCGCCGGCCGCCTGGTCGCCCTTGCCGCCGCGCCCGCGCTGGCCCTGTTGGCCGTCCCCGCGCAGGCCGACGTCCCCGAGGGCTGGGCGCCGGAGACGCAGGTCGACGGCCTGCACGCGCTGATGCTGCTGCTCGGTGCGCCGCTGCTGCTGTTCGTGGTGATCGCGCTGCTCGTCTTCCTGCCCGCCATGGTGCGCGGCGAGAAGCTCCTGCCGGACCACTCCGGTGGCGAGGGCCAGTGGATCGGCGGACCCCGCCAGGGCGTCGCCGAGCTCCCCGCCCCGACGGCGAGGACTCCCGAGCGGGTGGCGCCAGTGGCGGCTGGTGAGCTGCTGAGCGAGGCCGACCGCCTCGCCCTGGACCGTTCGATCCGGCTCGCCGAGCAGTCCTGCCGCTTCGAGTTCTCGGTGTACGTCGGCCCCAGCGAGGGCGACGACACCCGTGCGTGGGCCACCCGCCTGCACAACCGCCTGGTCGCCCCCGCACGCAGCGTGCTGGTGCTCGTCGACCCGCAGCGCCGCGCGGTGGAGGTCGTCACGGGCGGTGAGGTACGCCGTCACCTGACCGACGCCGAGGTCGAGCTCGCCGTCCTCGCGATGTCGTCGGAGTTCGCCTCCGGCAGCCTGCTCGGCGGCCTGCAGCGCGGCATCGCGATGCTCGCCGAGCACGCCCGCCCGCAGAACACCCTCCACGCCTGA
- the pepN gene encoding aminopeptidase N, whose product MPGTNLTRDEAATRAALLDVTSYAVTLDLTTGDTTFASTTTLEFTCREPGSSTFADLVAPTVREITLNGRSLDPATAYADSRIALDDLEATNTLVVVADCAYSNTGEGLHRFVDPVDDKVYLYSQFEVPDARRVFTTFEQPDLKSVFTFTVTAPSHWVVVSNAATPEPTPVADGVATWSFPTTKRMSTYITAIVAGEYHGEFDTYEGKFGTIPLGHYCRQSLKEHMDTAELVKLTKQSFAWFEEQFDYPYPFGKYDQLYVPEYNAGAMENAGCVTLRDEYLPRSRQPRSFFEFRASVITHEMAHMWFGDLVTMKWWDDLWLNESFAEWACYWCEANATEFDDAWTGFANARKQTGYRADQLPSTHPIAADNVDLHAVEVNFDMITYAKGASVLKQLVAWVGIEPFLQGLRAYFKEWEYGNPEFKDLLGTLEKESGRELQGWAQEWLQTAGVNTLAPAFELAEDGTYSSFSVAQSAHPDWPTLRRHRLGIGLYDEVDGRLVRRQYVEIDVEGASTEVPELVGVAQPALLLLNDEDHAYAKIRLDERSMATAISSLAQFEDSLPRALVWGAAWDMTRDGEMRTRDWVDLVLANIGHETDAWAVTRIPASTALAVAFYSDPAHRADLRATWESGLRELLLAAEPGSDHQLTFARTYAAAAHRDAALDDLIGLLDGSFVVEGLAVDQDLRWGLITALAKNGRFGDAEIDAELDVDRTISGKEQAAAARVAQPTAEAKAAGWAAIVDPATPNETSREMAMSIFRFGQEDVLEPYLETFLDAATTLIDTLGFHKASTVLEYGFPKPLGSEATLARLDAWLADNDAPKGAQRYIGEARAEIARALAAQACDAR is encoded by the coding sequence ATGCCTGGAACCAACCTCACCCGGGACGAGGCCGCCACCCGCGCCGCGCTCCTGGACGTCACCTCGTACGCCGTCACCCTGGACCTCACGACCGGCGACACGACCTTCGCCTCCACCACCACCCTGGAGTTCACCTGCCGCGAGCCCGGGTCGAGCACCTTCGCCGACCTGGTCGCGCCCACCGTCCGCGAGATCACCCTCAACGGACGCTCCCTCGACCCCGCCACCGCCTACGCCGACAGCCGGATCGCGCTCGACGACCTCGAGGCCACCAACACCCTCGTCGTCGTCGCCGACTGCGCCTACTCCAACACCGGCGAGGGCCTGCACCGCTTCGTCGACCCGGTCGACGACAAGGTCTACCTCTACAGCCAGTTCGAGGTGCCCGACGCGCGTCGCGTCTTCACCACCTTCGAGCAGCCCGACCTCAAGTCGGTCTTCACCTTCACCGTGACCGCCCCGTCCCACTGGGTCGTGGTCTCCAACGCCGCGACCCCGGAGCCGACCCCTGTGGCTGACGGCGTCGCGACGTGGAGCTTCCCGACCACCAAGCGGATGTCGACCTACATCACCGCGATCGTCGCCGGCGAGTACCACGGCGAGTTCGACACCTACGAGGGCAAGTTCGGCACCATCCCGCTGGGCCACTACTGCCGCCAGTCGCTCAAGGAGCACATGGACACCGCTGAGCTGGTCAAGCTGACCAAGCAGAGCTTCGCGTGGTTCGAGGAGCAGTTCGACTACCCGTACCCGTTCGGCAAGTACGACCAGCTCTACGTCCCGGAGTACAACGCCGGCGCGATGGAGAACGCCGGCTGCGTGACGCTGCGCGACGAGTACCTCCCGCGCAGCCGCCAGCCGCGCTCGTTCTTCGAGTTCCGCGCGTCCGTCATCACCCACGAGATGGCGCACATGTGGTTCGGCGACCTGGTCACCATGAAGTGGTGGGACGACCTGTGGCTCAACGAGTCGTTCGCCGAGTGGGCCTGCTACTGGTGCGAGGCCAACGCCACCGAGTTCGACGACGCGTGGACCGGCTTCGCCAACGCGCGCAAGCAGACCGGCTACCGCGCCGACCAGCTGCCGTCGACCCACCCGATCGCGGCCGACAACGTCGACCTGCACGCGGTCGAGGTCAACTTCGACATGATCACCTACGCCAAGGGCGCCTCGGTGCTCAAGCAGCTCGTGGCGTGGGTCGGCATCGAGCCCTTCCTCCAGGGCCTGCGCGCCTACTTCAAGGAGTGGGAGTACGGGAACCCGGAGTTCAAGGACCTGCTCGGCACCCTCGAGAAGGAGTCGGGTCGCGAGCTGCAGGGCTGGGCCCAGGAGTGGCTCCAGACCGCGGGCGTCAACACCCTCGCCCCGGCCTTCGAGCTGGCCGAGGACGGCACGTACTCCTCCTTCTCGGTCGCCCAGAGCGCCCACCCGGACTGGCCGACGCTGCGTCGCCACCGCCTCGGCATCGGTCTCTACGACGAGGTCGACGGCCGCCTGGTGCGCCGGCAGTACGTCGAGATCGACGTCGAGGGCGCCTCCACCGAGGTCCCCGAGCTCGTCGGCGTCGCGCAGCCCGCGCTGCTGCTGCTCAACGACGAGGACCACGCCTACGCCAAGATCCGCCTCGACGAGCGCTCGATGGCCACCGCGATCTCCTCGCTGGCGCAGTTCGAGGACTCGCTCCCCCGCGCCCTCGTCTGGGGCGCGGCGTGGGACATGACGCGCGACGGCGAGATGCGCACCCGCGACTGGGTCGACCTGGTGCTCGCCAACATCGGGCACGAGACCGACGCGTGGGCCGTCACCCGGATCCCCGCGTCGACGGCACTGGCGGTCGCCTTCTACTCCGACCCCGCCCACCGCGCCGACCTGCGCGCGACCTGGGAGTCCGGCCTGCGCGAGCTGCTGCTGGCGGCCGAGCCGGGCAGCGACCACCAGCTGACCTTCGCCCGGACCTACGCCGCCGCCGCCCACCGCGACGCCGCGCTCGACGACCTGATCGGGCTGCTCGACGGCTCGTTCGTCGTCGAGGGCCTCGCGGTCGACCAGGACCTGCGCTGGGGCCTGATCACCGCGCTCGCGAAGAACGGCCGCTTCGGTGACGCCGAGATCGACGCCGAGCTCGACGTCGACCGGACCATCTCCGGCAAGGAGCAGGCCGCGGCCGCGCGCGTCGCGCAGCCCACCGCGGAGGCCAAGGCGGCCGGGTGGGCCGCGATCGTCGACCCGGCGACGCCCAACGAGACGTCGCGCGAGATGGCGATGTCGATCTTCCGCTTCGGCCAGGAGGACGTGCTCGAGCCCTACCTCGAGACGTTCCTCGACGCGGCGACCACGCTGATCGACACGCTCGGCTTCCACAAGGCCTCAACCGTCCTCGAGTACGGCTTCCCCAAGCCGCTCGGCTCGGAGGCGACGCTCGCGCGCCTCGACGCCTGGCTCGCCGACAACGACGCCCCCAAGGGCGCGCAGCGCTACATCGGCGAGGCACGCGCCGAGATCGCCCGGGCCCTCGCCGCCCAGGCCTGCGACGCCCGCTGA
- a CDS encoding mycothiol-dependent nitroreductase Rv2466c family protein: MATADLWFDPLCPFAWITSRWIREVEQVRDIDVKWHVMSLAYLNKDKDIPAEYREMLQGTEKPVRVAIKIAQEHDNATLGDWYTAIGTRHHNNGEELTRETAAAALADVGLPADLIEAWDDASLDDAVAKSHHEGMDPVGDDVGTPTIHINGSAFFGPVLSKIPRGEEAGELWDGAVAVAKFPYFYELKRSRTGDLDFS, translated from the coding sequence ATGGCTACCGCTGACCTCTGGTTCGACCCGCTCTGCCCGTTCGCCTGGATCACCTCGCGCTGGATCCGCGAGGTCGAGCAGGTGCGCGACATCGACGTGAAGTGGCACGTGATGTCGCTGGCGTACCTCAACAAGGACAAGGACATCCCCGCGGAGTACCGCGAGATGCTCCAGGGCACCGAGAAGCCCGTCCGCGTGGCGATCAAGATCGCCCAGGAGCACGACAACGCGACCCTCGGCGACTGGTACACCGCGATCGGGACCCGCCACCACAACAACGGCGAGGAGCTCACCCGCGAGACGGCCGCCGCCGCGCTCGCCGACGTGGGGCTGCCGGCCGACCTGATCGAGGCGTGGGACGACGCGTCGCTCGACGACGCCGTCGCGAAGAGCCACCACGAGGGCATGGACCCGGTGGGCGACGACGTCGGCACACCGACCATCCACATCAACGGGTCGGCGTTCTTCGGGCCCGTGCTCTCGAAGATCCCGCGGGGCGAGGAGGCCGGCGAGCTGTGGGACGGCGCCGTCGCCGTCGCGAAGTTCCCCTACTTCTACGAGCTGAAGCGCTCGCGCACCGGGGACCTCGACTTCTCCTGA
- the metG gene encoding methionine--tRNA ligase → MTRVLSAVAWPYTNGPRHIGHVAGFGVPSDVFSRYMRMAGHDVLMVSGTDEHGTPILVLADNEGLPPRELVDKYNQVIVDDLVGLGLSYDLFTRTTTGNHYAVVQEMFETCRRNGYMVEETTKTAISPSTGRTLPDRYIEGTCPICKYADARGDQCDNCGNQLDPTDLIEPRSKINGETPEFRDTQHWFLDLPALAGALGEWLDQREATGLWRPNVIKFSQNILKEIRPRAMTRDIDWGIPVPGWEDQPTKRLYVWFDAVIGYLSASIEWARRLGEPDKWREWWNDADAESYYFMGKDNIVFHSQIWPAELLAYNGAGDRGGEPGTFGTLNLPTEVVSSEFLTFGDAQFSSSRGNVIYVGDFLARYGADALRYYICAAGPETSDAAFTWADFVTRNNSELVAGWGNLVNRTATMVAKSFGEIPAAGPLEEVDEQVLAAVRDGFGSVGGLIEKHRLRAAIAEAMRVVGEVNKYLTVTEPYKMKDESQRERLATVLHVAAQCVSDCNTLLSPFLPHAANQVHAVLGGEGTFMPMPRTEQVEELEADNGAGHTAYAVITGEYSATPRWESRPVTVGAAVAKPTPVFTKLDPSIIEEELAR, encoded by the coding sequence ATGACTCGTGTCCTGTCCGCCGTCGCCTGGCCGTACACCAACGGCCCCCGCCACATCGGCCACGTCGCCGGTTTCGGCGTGCCCTCCGACGTCTTCAGCCGGTACATGCGGATGGCGGGCCACGACGTGCTGATGGTCAGCGGCACCGACGAGCACGGCACCCCGATCCTCGTCCTCGCCGACAACGAGGGGCTGCCGCCGCGCGAGCTGGTCGACAAGTACAACCAGGTCATCGTCGACGACCTGGTCGGCCTCGGCCTGTCCTACGACCTGTTCACCCGCACCACGACCGGCAACCACTACGCGGTCGTGCAGGAGATGTTCGAGACCTGCCGCCGCAACGGCTACATGGTCGAGGAGACCACGAAGACGGCGATCAGCCCGTCGACCGGGCGCACGCTGCCCGACCGCTACATCGAGGGCACCTGCCCGATCTGCAAGTACGCCGACGCGCGCGGCGACCAGTGCGACAACTGCGGCAACCAGCTCGACCCGACCGACCTGATCGAGCCGCGCTCGAAGATCAACGGCGAGACGCCGGAGTTCCGCGACACCCAGCACTGGTTCCTCGACCTGCCGGCGCTCGCCGGCGCGCTGGGGGAGTGGCTCGACCAGCGCGAGGCCACCGGCCTGTGGCGCCCCAACGTCATCAAGTTCAGCCAGAACATCCTCAAGGAGATCCGGCCGCGCGCGATGACCCGCGACATCGACTGGGGCATCCCGGTCCCCGGCTGGGAGGACCAGCCGACCAAGCGGCTCTACGTCTGGTTCGACGCGGTCATCGGCTACCTCTCGGCCTCCATCGAGTGGGCGCGCCGGCTGGGCGAGCCCGACAAGTGGCGCGAGTGGTGGAACGACGCCGACGCCGAGTCGTACTACTTCATGGGCAAGGACAACATCGTCTTCCACTCCCAGATCTGGCCGGCCGAGCTGCTGGCCTACAACGGCGCCGGCGACCGCGGCGGCGAGCCCGGCACCTTCGGCACGCTCAACCTGCCCACCGAGGTGGTCTCCAGCGAGTTCCTCACCTTCGGAGACGCGCAGTTCTCCAGCAGCCGCGGCAACGTGATCTACGTCGGCGACTTCCTCGCCCGCTACGGCGCGGACGCGCTGCGCTACTACATCTGCGCCGCCGGCCCGGAGACCTCCGACGCCGCCTTCACCTGGGCCGACTTCGTCACCCGCAACAACTCCGAGCTGGTCGCGGGCTGGGGCAACCTGGTCAACCGCACCGCGACCATGGTCGCCAAGAGCTTCGGCGAGATCCCGGCCGCCGGTCCGCTCGAGGAGGTCGACGAGCAGGTGCTCGCCGCGGTGCGCGACGGGTTCGGGTCGGTCGGCGGGCTGATCGAGAAGCACCGGTTGCGGGCCGCGATCGCCGAGGCGATGCGGGTGGTCGGCGAGGTGAACAAGTACCTCACCGTCACCGAGCCCTACAAGATGAAGGACGAGTCGCAGCGCGAGCGCCTCGCGACCGTGCTCCACGTCGCCGCCCAGTGCGTCAGCGACTGCAACACGCTGCTCTCGCCGTTCCTCCCGCACGCCGCCAACCAGGTCCACGCCGTGCTCGGCGGGGAGGGCACGTTCATGCCGATGCCGCGCACCGAGCAGGTCGAGGAGCTCGAGGCCGACAACGGCGCCGGGCACACGGCGTACGCGGTGATCACCGGCGAGTACTCCGCGACGCCCCGCTGGGAGTCGCGCCCGGTCACCGTCGGCGCTGCCGTGGCGAAGCCGACCCCGGTCTTCACCAAGCTCGACCCGTCGATCATCGAGGAGGAGCTCGCGCGATGA
- a CDS encoding alpha/beta hydrolase: MYPEVRAAVAADTSPVLSAPGFDVAAHREQVRQANLALPREDVASVEEVDADGVRCRLFTPAEALPGLVVHAHGGGFVLNDIDVHDAICRRMANRGRRAVLSVDYRRPPEDPFPAAPDDLDTVVAWLRGNAADARLAGPYAAHGDSAGANLALVAALRNPGFFSVVGLVYPFLDPRGSFPSYVEGAPSGFDPSEAAWYWEQYARTEADLDDPDLAPLRSDRLHTLPPTFVATAEHDPLRDEGEELARLVAETGVETVGIRCLGQTHGFWRHATFAASEPLVRQVAGWFDQHLS; this comes from the coding sequence ATGTACCCCGAGGTGCGGGCCGCCGTGGCCGCCGACACCAGCCCCGTGCTCAGCGCGCCGGGCTTCGACGTCGCGGCCCACCGCGAGCAGGTGCGGCAGGCCAACCTCGCGCTGCCGCGCGAGGACGTCGCGTCGGTCGAGGAGGTCGACGCCGACGGCGTGCGCTGCCGACTGTTCACGCCGGCCGAGGCGCTGCCCGGGCTGGTCGTCCACGCCCACGGTGGCGGCTTCGTGCTCAACGACATCGACGTGCACGACGCGATCTGCCGCCGGATGGCCAACCGCGGGCGGCGCGCGGTGCTGAGCGTCGACTACCGCCGCCCGCCCGAGGACCCGTTCCCCGCGGCACCCGACGACCTCGACACCGTCGTGGCGTGGCTGCGGGGCAACGCGGCCGACGCCCGCCTGGCCGGGCCCTACGCCGCGCACGGCGACTCCGCCGGCGCCAACCTCGCCCTGGTCGCCGCGCTGCGCAACCCCGGCTTCTTCTCCGTGGTCGGCCTCGTCTACCCGTTCCTCGACCCGCGCGGCTCCTTCCCGTCCTACGTCGAGGGCGCGCCGTCGGGCTTCGACCCCTCGGAGGCCGCGTGGTACTGGGAGCAGTACGCCCGCACCGAGGCCGACCTCGACGACCCGGACCTCGCGCCGCTGCGCTCCGACCGGCTGCACACCCTGCCGCCGACGTTCGTCGCCACCGCCGAGCACGACCCGTTGCGCGACGAGGGCGAGGAGCTCGCCCGGCTGGTCGCCGAGACCGGCGTGGAGACCGTCGGCATCCGGTGCCTGGGCCAGACCCACGGCTTCTGGCGGCACGCCACCTTCGCCGCCTCCGAGCCGCTGGTGCGCCAGGTGGCCGGCTGGTTCGACCAGCACCTGTCCTGA
- a CDS encoding DUF3626 domain-containing protein, with protein MPSTVLHFHPGWPSGSGTVLDAVVRDGCYRSQWVTGTSNGGLTAHPGGDRWRWESRIFDGRYDGARPEDRPVYGAWNRRDDAYGAASRFGSAYLRLRPHTLGRTTFCWPDSVFGPRASGGPEALGELCRLADTAPADRSLLPASAEDLPLDDPLDDYVEAHVHGGLVLASDVEAVVLDPSDDHARADAVARLEDLGVVVEHHPGYQVTAAGIDPDYRGAVPIVLARRLGGVLTPARLGAAAGTGDHDPQAVKWLWHCLARFGRVDG; from the coding sequence GTGCCGTCCACGGTCCTGCACTTCCACCCCGGCTGGCCGTCGGGCAGCGGGACGGTGCTCGACGCGGTCGTGCGGGACGGCTGCTACCGCAGCCAGTGGGTGACCGGCACCTCCAACGGCGGACTGACCGCCCACCCCGGCGGTGACCGCTGGAGGTGGGAGAGCCGGATCTTCGACGGGCGCTACGACGGCGCCCGCCCCGAGGACCGCCCGGTCTACGGCGCGTGGAACCGACGCGACGACGCGTACGGTGCGGCGTCACGCTTCGGGTCGGCGTACCTCCGGCTGAGACCGCACACCCTGGGACGCACGACGTTCTGCTGGCCGGACAGCGTCTTCGGGCCGCGCGCGAGCGGCGGGCCGGAGGCCCTGGGCGAGCTGTGCCGGCTGGCGGACACGGCCCCGGCCGACCGCAGCCTGCTGCCTGCCTCCGCCGAGGACCTCCCGCTCGACGACCCGTTGGACGACTACGTCGAGGCGCACGTCCACGGCGGGCTCGTCCTGGCCTCGGACGTCGAGGCGGTGGTCCTCGACCCCAGCGACGACCACGCCCGTGCGGACGCCGTCGCCCGTCTCGAGGACCTGGGCGTCGTCGTGGAGCACCATCCCGGCTACCAGGTCACCGCAGCCGGGATCGACCCCGACTACCGCGGCGCCGTGCCGATCGTCCTCGCCCGCCGGCTCGGTGGGGTGCTCACGCCCGCTCGGCTCGGCGCCGCGGCCGGGACCGGCGACCACGACCCGCAGGCCGTGAAGTGGTTGTGGCACTGCCTCGCACGGTTCGGGCGCGTGGACGGCTGA